One genomic window of Polaromonas sp. SP1 includes the following:
- the leuB gene encoding 3-isopropylmalate dehydrogenase → MKIAILPGDGIGTEIVAEAVKVLKALDLQFETESALVGGAAYEAHGHPLPESTLKLAKDADAVLFGAVGDWKYDKLDRPLRPEQAILGLRKNLGLFANFRPAICYAQLVDASSLKRELVSGLDILIIRELTGDIYFGQPRGRRVSPDGHFPGSEEAFDTMRYSRPEIERIAHVAFQAARKRDKRVTSVDKANVLETFQLWKDVVTEVGKEYPDVALDHMYVDNAAMQLVKAPKKFDVVVTGNMFGDILSDAAAMLTGSIGMLPSASLNDKNQGLYEPSHGSAPDIAGKGVANPLATILSAAMMLRFSLNQPEAAARIEKAVDAVLSQGLRTPDIYSEGTTKVGTVEMGNAVVKALS, encoded by the coding sequence ATGAAAATCGCAATTCTCCCGGGTGACGGCATCGGCACCGAAATCGTCGCGGAAGCCGTCAAGGTACTGAAGGCGCTCGACCTCCAATTTGAGACCGAAAGCGCACTGGTCGGCGGCGCCGCCTATGAGGCCCATGGGCACCCGCTGCCCGAGTCCACACTCAAGCTCGCCAAAGACGCCGACGCCGTGCTGTTCGGCGCCGTCGGCGACTGGAAGTACGACAAGCTCGACCGCCCGCTGCGCCCGGAGCAGGCCATCCTCGGCCTGCGCAAAAACCTCGGCCTTTTTGCCAACTTCCGTCCGGCGATTTGTTATGCGCAGCTGGTGGACGCCTCCAGCCTGAAACGCGAGCTGGTGTCCGGCCTGGACATCCTCATCATCCGCGAGCTGACCGGCGACATCTACTTCGGCCAGCCGCGCGGCCGGCGCGTCTCGCCCGACGGCCACTTCCCCGGCTCGGAAGAAGCCTTTGACACCATGCGTTATTCGCGCCCTGAAATCGAGCGCATCGCCCATGTCGCCTTCCAGGCGGCCCGCAAACGCGACAAGCGCGTCACCAGCGTCGACAAAGCCAACGTGCTGGAAACCTTCCAGCTCTGGAAAGACGTGGTCACCGAAGTCGGCAAGGAATACCCCGACGTCGCGCTGGACCATATGTATGTGGACAACGCCGCCATGCAGCTGGTGAAAGCGCCCAAGAAGTTTGACGTGGTCGTCACCGGCAACATGTTCGGCGACATCCTGTCCGACGCCGCGGCCATGCTGACCGGCTCCATCGGCATGCTGCCCTCAGCCAGCCTGAACGACAAAAACCAGGGCCTGTACGAACCCAGCCACGGCAGCGCACCCGACATTGCCGGCAAAGGCGTGGCGAATCCGCTGGCAACGATTTTGAGCGCGGCCATGATGCTGCGCTTCAGCCTGAACCAGCCCGAAGCCGCCGCCCGCATCGAAAAAGCCGTGGATGCCGTGCTGAGCCAGGGTTTGCGCACGCCGGATATCTACAGCGAGGGCACGACAAAAGTCGGCACGGTGGAGATGGGCAACGCCGTAGTGAAGGCTTTAAGCTGA
- a CDS encoding FimV/HubP family polar landmark protein has product MNNRGRWRIGALASAIALLGSLASLEAHALALGRITVQSALGEPLRAEIDIADIKPDEASSLKAGVAPAAVFKAAGLEYGSVVAGVEVSLQRRADGRSYLRLSSSRPVTEPFVDLILEANWANGRITRDYTMLFDPPALRSSGAGSAVAPTAPILSRPLPVAPPAKGIASIPYSPSASSGAPARPAPVAKAPAASLEKVPAGGDKQVTVKAGDTAGKIAAQNKPASVSLDQMLVALLRSNPDAFIGGNVNRVKSGAVLDIPSAETASAISASEASQTIVAQSKDFNAFRRKLAEGVPATQMAGADRQAGGKVQAKVEDRAPASTTPDKLTLSKGAVQGKPATAAEDKIAKERQAKEASTRVAELSKNISDLNKLSGAPASPAAAAPAAGTGTTKAPGVAVTAPSSVAAPVAPATPASPAPVTAPAAPAATAAVPAVQAASSSVPAAAAPELAAPSSVAPLAAASQPAAAASEAAPVVAAPPVVKKKPVTPPPPPPELSLVDELLENPLTLPIAGGLLLLLAGFGFYRYRQRGSSAQVDSSFLESRLQPDSFFGASGGQRIDTNESNVTGSSLVYSPSQLDAAGDVDPVAEADVYLAYGRDLQAEEILKEAMRTSPMRVAIHAKLMEIYAKRRDSKAFETVAVEAFNLTHGNGPEWAYITEMGRELDPANPMYQPGGQPGGASFNPGGTLSMATQPAPITPSAPPPAPSVDVDLDLDFSLGDEPEVAPVAISAPPPAPAPRPPEPTVAMKPQPEPSMDMDFGSATVALPAAAAAKAPEAPEPDASFLSEGLNFTPEPFTPAPKPVAAAKAAPAPAPAPAVADSGMLEFDLGSLSLDLNGPTTESPAPVAMEASSDSPLETKFLLAEEFRSLGDTDGARSLAEEVLAEASGPLKVKAQAFLNALS; this is encoded by the coding sequence ATGAATAATCGCGGTCGTTGGCGTATCGGCGCCCTGGCGAGTGCCATTGCACTTCTGGGCAGCCTGGCAAGTCTGGAGGCCCACGCGCTAGCGCTGGGCCGGATTACGGTTCAATCGGCACTGGGCGAGCCCCTTCGTGCGGAAATTGACATCGCAGACATCAAACCCGATGAGGCCTCCAGCCTCAAGGCCGGCGTGGCACCCGCCGCCGTCTTCAAGGCGGCAGGGCTCGAATACGGCTCAGTCGTGGCCGGCGTCGAGGTCAGCCTGCAACGCCGCGCCGACGGCCGGTCCTACCTGCGCCTGAGCAGCAGCCGGCCTGTCACCGAACCGTTTGTCGACCTGATTCTTGAGGCCAACTGGGCCAACGGACGCATCACACGCGACTACACCATGCTGTTTGACCCGCCGGCGCTGCGATCCAGCGGTGCGGGTTCGGCCGTAGCCCCGACAGCGCCCATCCTGTCCAGGCCCCTGCCTGTCGCACCGCCGGCCAAAGGCATCGCCTCCATTCCTTATTCCCCCAGCGCCTCTTCCGGCGCACCCGCCCGCCCAGCCCCTGTGGCCAAGGCGCCCGCGGCAAGCCTTGAAAAAGTGCCTGCAGGCGGCGACAAGCAGGTCACCGTCAAAGCGGGTGACACCGCCGGCAAAATCGCCGCCCAGAACAAGCCCGCCAGCGTATCGCTGGACCAGATGCTGGTCGCCCTGCTCAGAAGCAATCCTGACGCCTTCATCGGCGGCAACGTCAACCGGGTCAAGTCCGGCGCGGTGCTGGACATTCCGAGCGCCGAAACGGCAAGCGCCATTTCCGCCAGCGAAGCCAGCCAGACCATCGTCGCGCAAAGCAAGGATTTCAACGCTTTCCGCCGCAAACTCGCCGAAGGCGTGCCGGCAACGCAAATGGCCGGCGCCGACCGCCAGGCCGGCGGCAAGGTGCAAGCCAAGGTCGAAGACCGCGCACCCGCCAGCACCACCCCCGACAAGCTGACGCTCTCCAAAGGCGCAGTGCAAGGCAAGCCGGCGACGGCTGCCGAAGACAAGATTGCCAAGGAACGGCAAGCCAAGGAAGCCTCCACACGGGTGGCCGAACTGTCCAAAAACATCAGCGACCTCAACAAGCTGAGCGGAGCGCCTGCATCGCCCGCCGCCGCGGCACCCGCAGCAGGAACCGGCACCACCAAGGCACCGGGCGTGGCCGTGACAGCGCCTTCCAGCGTCGCCGCGCCTGTTGCCCCCGCGACACCGGCCAGCCCCGCACCCGTTACAGCACCCGCAGCGCCAGCGGCAACAGCAGCGGTTCCCGCTGTGCAAGCCGCCAGCAGCAGCGTACCAGCCGCCGCAGCCCCTGAACTTGCGGCACCCTCAAGTGTTGCGCCGCTTGCAGCCGCATCCCAGCCCGCTGCCGCAGCCAGCGAGGCGGCACCCGTTGTCGCCGCTCCACCGGTCGTCAAGAAAAAACCCGTCACCCCGCCGCCGCCTCCTCCGGAGCTCAGCCTGGTTGACGAGTTGCTCGAGAACCCGCTGACGCTTCCCATTGCAGGCGGCCTCTTGCTGCTGCTGGCCGGATTCGGTTTCTACCGCTATCGCCAGCGCGGCAGTTCGGCCCAGGTTGACAGTTCTTTCCTCGAAAGCAGATTGCAGCCGGATTCTTTTTTCGGCGCCAGCGGCGGCCAGCGCATAGACACCAATGAGAGCAACGTCACGGGCTCTTCACTGGTGTATTCGCCTAGCCAGCTTGACGCCGCTGGCGACGTCGACCCGGTAGCCGAAGCCGATGTGTACCTGGCCTACGGCCGTGACTTGCAAGCCGAAGAAATCCTCAAGGAAGCGATGCGCACCAGCCCGATGCGCGTGGCCATCCATGCCAAGTTGATGGAAATCTATGCCAAACGCCGGGACAGTAAGGCGTTTGAAACGGTAGCCGTCGAAGCCTTCAACCTCACCCATGGCAACGGCCCTGAATGGGCTTACATCACCGAGATGGGCCGCGAGCTGGATCCCGCCAACCCGATGTACCAGCCAGGCGGCCAGCCCGGCGGCGCATCGTTCAACCCCGGTGGCACCCTGTCCATGGCGACCCAGCCGGCTCCCATCACGCCATCGGCGCCACCGCCGGCGCCTTCTGTGGATGTGGACCTCGACCTGGACTTTTCGCTTGGCGACGAGCCTGAAGTGGCCCCGGTGGCGATTTCAGCCCCTCCCCCTGCACCCGCTCCCCGGCCACCTGAGCCTACGGTTGCCATGAAGCCCCAGCCTGAGCCGTCAATGGACATGGACTTTGGAAGCGCCACCGTCGCACTGCCGGCAGCGGCAGCGGCCAAAGCTCCCGAAGCACCGGAACCCGACGCTTCGTTCCTGTCCGAAGGCCTGAACTTCACACCCGAACCTTTCACGCCTGCACCCAAGCCGGTTGCAGCCGCCAAGGCGGCGCCCGCCCCGGCACCTGCGCCTGCAGTTGCCGACAGCGGCATGCTGGAGTTCGACCTCGGCTCGCTGTCGCTCGACCTGAACGGCCCCACGACTGAAAGCCCGGCACCGGTGGCGATGGAAGCCTCTTCCGACAGCCCGCTGGAAACCAAGTTCCTGCTGGCTGAAGAGTTCCGCTCGCTGGGCGACACGGATGGCGCCAGGTCGCTGGCAGAGGAAGTGCTGGCCGAAGCCAGCGGTCCCCTGAAAGTCAAGGCGCAGGCGTTCCTGAACGCCTTGTCTTGA
- the leuD gene encoding 3-isopropylmalate dehydratase small subunit — MQKFTVHKGLVAPMDRENVDTDAIIPKQFLKSIRKTGFGPNLFDEWRYLDPGFPGQDPASRKPNPDFVLNQPRYAGASILLARKNFGCGSSREHAPWALDQFGFRAIIAPSYADIFFNNSFKNGLLPIVLPEAQVAQLFDEALAFPGYQLTVDLERQVIVKPQGEELPFDVQAFRKYCLLNGLDDIGLTLRNSDKIKAFEAERLATKPWLNHTVAG; from the coding sequence ATGCAGAAATTCACCGTACACAAGGGCCTCGTCGCCCCGATGGACCGCGAGAACGTCGACACCGACGCCATCATCCCCAAGCAGTTCCTCAAGTCCATCCGCAAGACCGGCTTCGGCCCCAACCTGTTTGACGAATGGCGCTACCTGGACCCGGGCTTTCCCGGCCAGGACCCGGCCAGCCGCAAACCCAATCCCGACTTCGTGCTCAACCAGCCGCGCTACGCCGGCGCCTCCATCCTGCTGGCGCGCAAGAACTTCGGCTGCGGCTCTTCGCGCGAGCACGCGCCCTGGGCGCTCGACCAGTTCGGCTTTCGCGCCATCATCGCGCCCAGCTACGCCGACATCTTCTTCAACAACAGCTTCAAGAACGGCCTCCTGCCCATCGTGCTGCCTGAAGCACAAGTCGCCCAGCTGTTTGACGAAGCGCTGGCCTTCCCCGGCTACCAGCTCACGGTCGACCTGGAGCGGCAAGTCATCGTCAAGCCGCAAGGCGAAGAGCTCCCCTTCGACGTGCAGGCGTTTCGCAAGTACTGCCTGCTCAACGGCCTGGACGACATCGGCCTGACCTTGCGCAACAGCGACAAGATCAAGGCCTTTGAGGCCGAGCGCCTGGCGACCAAACCGTGGCTGAACCACACCGTGGCCGGCTGA
- the truA gene encoding tRNA pseudouridine(38-40) synthase TruA, with translation MRIALGVSYSGSAYEGWQSQLSGNTVQDKLELALAKFAAQPIRTLCCGRTDAGVHALMQVVHFDTPLQRDIASWVRGTNTFLPSDIAVQWAREVPDEFHCRGSAIARRYAYVVLESPVRPSVEAGRVGWVYRPLDGAAMREAITHLIGEHDFSSFRAAQCQAKSPVKTISRIDISERAGTGSKYWRFEFEANAFLHHMIRNIMGCLVAVGQGNYPPGWLAEVRDARSRDAAAPTFSPDGLYFLGPVYEARYGLPTRTAAYDWLP, from the coding sequence GTGAGGATTGCACTCGGCGTCAGCTACAGCGGTAGTGCTTACGAGGGCTGGCAAAGCCAGCTCTCGGGCAACACCGTACAAGACAAGCTGGAGCTCGCCCTCGCAAAATTTGCCGCCCAGCCGATCCGTACCCTCTGCTGCGGCCGCACCGACGCCGGCGTGCATGCGCTGATGCAGGTCGTGCACTTCGACACCCCCCTGCAGCGCGATATCGCTTCATGGGTGCGCGGCACAAACACCTTCCTGCCTTCAGACATCGCCGTCCAATGGGCGCGGGAAGTCCCCGACGAGTTTCATTGCCGCGGCAGCGCCATCGCACGACGGTACGCGTATGTCGTGCTGGAATCGCCGGTGCGCCCCAGCGTCGAAGCCGGGCGTGTCGGCTGGGTCTACCGGCCGCTGGACGGCGCCGCCATGCGCGAGGCGATCACGCACCTCATCGGCGAACACGACTTCAGCTCTTTCCGGGCCGCGCAGTGCCAGGCCAAGTCTCCCGTCAAAACCATCAGCCGGATCGACATTTCCGAGCGCGCCGGAACAGGCTCAAAGTACTGGCGCTTCGAGTTCGAGGCCAACGCTTTTTTGCACCACATGATCCGCAACATCATGGGTTGCCTGGTAGCCGTCGGCCAGGGCAATTACCCGCCTGGCTGGCTGGCCGAGGTGAGGGACGCGCGCAGCCGCGATGCCGCCGCACCCACCTTTTCACCGGATGGCCTGTACTTTCTGGGCCCTGTCTACGAAGCCCGCTACGGCTTGCCCACCCGCACTGCAGCCTACGACTGGCTGCCATGA
- the asd gene encoding aspartate-semialdehyde dehydrogenase produces the protein MKLKGNLTGLVGWRGMVGSVLIDRMQAEGDFDLIEPVFFSTSNAGGKAPAQAKNETTLKDAFDIEALKKCDIIITAQGGDYTSEVFPKLRAAGWTGHWIDAASTLRMNDDAIIILDPVNLPVIQNAMAKGGKNWIGGNCTVSCMLMGVGALYKAGLVEWMTSMTYQAASGGGAQHMRELLTQYGTLNSEVRALLDDPKSAILEIDRRVLARQQSLTGDETANFGVPLGGSLIPWIDKDLGNGMSKEEWKGGAETNKILGQGASFGTAETPVDGFCVRIGAMRCHSQALTFKLKKDVPLSDIEAMIAADNEWVKVVPNTREASIKDLTPVAVTGTMQIPVGRLRKLAMGPDYLGGFTVGDQLLWGAAEPLRRMLRILLQA, from the coding sequence ATGAAACTCAAAGGCAATCTCACGGGACTCGTCGGCTGGCGCGGCATGGTCGGCTCGGTCCTGATCGACCGCATGCAGGCCGAAGGCGACTTCGACCTGATCGAGCCGGTTTTCTTCTCGACCTCCAACGCCGGCGGCAAAGCCCCCGCCCAGGCGAAGAACGAAACCACGCTGAAAGACGCCTTTGACATTGAAGCGCTGAAAAAATGCGACATCATCATCACGGCGCAAGGCGGCGACTACACCTCTGAAGTCTTTCCCAAACTGCGCGCAGCCGGCTGGACGGGCCACTGGATTGACGCGGCCTCCACCCTGCGCATGAACGACGACGCCATCATCATCCTGGACCCGGTCAACCTGCCGGTCATCCAGAACGCCATGGCCAAGGGCGGCAAGAACTGGATAGGCGGCAACTGCACCGTCAGTTGCATGCTGATGGGCGTGGGTGCGCTGTACAAGGCCGGCCTGGTCGAATGGATGACCAGCATGACCTACCAGGCCGCGTCAGGCGGCGGCGCGCAGCACATGCGCGAGCTGCTCACCCAGTACGGAACCCTGAACAGCGAAGTCCGCGCCCTGCTGGACGACCCCAAATCGGCCATCCTGGAAATTGACCGCCGCGTGCTTGCCAGGCAGCAATCCCTGACCGGCGACGAGACCGCCAACTTCGGCGTGCCGCTGGGCGGCTCGCTGATCCCCTGGATCGACAAGGACCTCGGCAACGGCATGAGCAAGGAAGAGTGGAAAGGCGGCGCGGAAACCAACAAGATCCTCGGCCAGGGCGCCAGCTTCGGCACGGCCGAAACCCCTGTCGACGGCTTCTGCGTACGCATAGGCGCCATGCGCTGCCACAGCCAGGCGCTGACCTTCAAGCTGAAGAAGGACGTGCCCCTGTCCGATATCGAGGCGATGATCGCCGCCGACAACGAATGGGTCAAAGTCGTGCCCAACACGCGTGAAGCCTCCATCAAGGATCTGACTCCCGTGGCAGTGACGGGCACCATGCAAATCCCGGTGGGCCGCCTTCGCAAGCTGGCCATGGGCCCCGACTACCTGGGCGGCTTCACCGTGGGCGACCAGTTGCTGTGGGGCGCGGCCGAACCGCTGCGCCGCATGCTGCGCATCCTGCTGCAAGCCTGA
- the trpB gene encoding tryptophan synthase subunit beta has translation MYEYHQPDVSGHFGIYGGSFVSETLTHAINELKDAYAKYQHDPEFIAEFHSELAHFVGRPSPIYHAARMSREQGGAQIYLKREDLNHTGAHKINNTIGQAMLARRMGKPRVIAETGAGQHGVATATICARYGLECVVYMGSEDVKRQSPNVYRMNLLGATVVPVESGSKTLKDALNEAMRDWVANVDNTFYIIGTVAGPHPYPMMVRDFQSVIGTECLQQMPEFIGTKQPDAVIACVGGGSNAMGIFHPYIQHAKTRLIGVEAAGEGLDSGKHSASLQRGLPGVLHGNRTYVLQNDDGQVTETHSISAGLDYPGVGPEHAFLKDIGRAEYVGITDTEALEAFHYLCRTEGIIPALESSHAVACAMKMARTMRPDQSLLVNLSGRGDKDIGTVADLSGAEFYDRPSMRGLSVKGGPASAASFDASGAKGSGVQS, from the coding sequence ATGTACGAGTACCACCAGCCTGACGTTTCAGGCCATTTCGGAATTTACGGCGGCAGTTTTGTTTCAGAAACCCTGACGCACGCCATCAACGAGCTCAAAGACGCTTACGCCAAATACCAGCACGACCCGGAGTTCATCGCTGAATTCCACTCTGAGCTGGCGCATTTTGTAGGCCGCCCTTCCCCGATCTACCACGCCGCACGCATGAGCCGTGAGCAGGGCGGCGCGCAGATTTACCTCAAGCGCGAAGACCTCAACCACACCGGCGCGCACAAGATCAACAACACCATTGGCCAGGCCATGCTGGCACGCCGCATGGGCAAGCCGCGTGTCATTGCCGAAACCGGTGCAGGCCAGCACGGCGTGGCCACAGCCACCATCTGCGCGCGTTACGGCCTGGAATGTGTGGTCTATATGGGCAGCGAAGACGTCAAGCGCCAAAGCCCCAATGTCTACCGCATGAATTTGCTCGGCGCCACGGTGGTGCCGGTTGAAAGCGGCAGCAAGACATTGAAAGACGCGCTCAACGAAGCCATGCGCGACTGGGTTGCCAATGTGGACAACACTTTCTACATCATCGGCACGGTGGCGGGCCCGCACCCCTACCCGATGATGGTCCGTGACTTCCAGAGCGTGATCGGCACCGAATGCCTGCAGCAGATGCCGGAGTTCATCGGCACGAAGCAACCTGACGCGGTGATCGCCTGCGTGGGCGGCGGAAGCAACGCCATGGGCATCTTCCACCCTTATATCCAGCACGCCAAAACCCGCCTGATCGGCGTCGAGGCGGCCGGCGAGGGCCTGGACAGCGGCAAGCACTCGGCGTCGCTGCAGCGCGGCCTGCCGGGCGTGCTGCACGGCAACCGCACCTATGTGCTGCAAAATGACGATGGCCAGGTCACCGAAACGCACAGCATCAGCGCGGGTCTCGACTATCCCGGCGTGGGCCCCGAGCACGCCTTCCTCAAAGACATAGGCCGCGCCGAATACGTCGGCATCACCGACACCGAGGCGCTGGAGGCCTTTCACTACCTGTGCCGCACCGAAGGCATCATCCCGGCGCTGGAATCCAGCCACGCCGTGGCCTGCGCCATGAAGATGGCGCGTACCATGCGCCCCGACCAAAGCCTGCTCGTCAACCTGTCAGGCCGGGGCGACAAGGACATCGGCACGGTGGCCGACCTGTCCGGTGCCGAGTTTTACGACCGGCCTTCGATGCGCGGCCTCTCCGTCAAGGGCGGCCCGGCATCCGCGGCCTCCTTCGACGCCAGCGGCGCCAAGGGCAGCGGGGTGCAGTCATGA
- a CDS encoding phosphoribosylanthranilate isomerase, producing MTPATRTRIKICGLTREEDVDAAVAAGADAVGFVMYEASPRYVSAERAAELARRLPPFVTPVLLFVNAPATKIIAACTDIPTALVQFHGDETPEACLEAGRPFMRAARIPLGGKTTENTPGTPAGFDLVKYAQDFKAAQAILLDAHVEGYGGGGKTFNWSLLPPNVSAHLVLSGGLTPANVIDGILQVRPRCTTLAVDVSSGVEISKGIKSADKINQFVAAVRAADELLAKSPNHVRVPPA from the coding sequence ATGACACCCGCCACCCGCACCCGAATCAAGATCTGCGGCCTCACCCGTGAGGAAGATGTGGATGCGGCCGTGGCTGCGGGGGCCGATGCGGTCGGTTTTGTGATGTATGAGGCCAGCCCGCGTTACGTCAGCGCCGAACGCGCCGCCGAGCTGGCCCGCCGACTGCCGCCTTTTGTCACCCCGGTGCTGCTTTTCGTGAATGCGCCTGCTACAAAAATCATAGCTGCCTGTACAGACATACCAACGGCTTTAGTGCAATTTCATGGTGATGAAACGCCGGAAGCCTGCCTGGAGGCCGGCCGGCCTTTCATGCGCGCCGCACGCATTCCATTAGGTGGAAAAACCACTGAAAACACGCCGGGAACGCCTGCCGGCTTCGATCTCGTAAAATACGCGCAAGACTTCAAGGCCGCACAAGCCATCCTGCTCGACGCTCATGTCGAAGGTTATGGCGGCGGCGGGAAAACATTCAATTGGTCACTTCTTCCTCCAAACGTCAGCGCTCACCTCGTTTTGTCTGGTGGATTGACGCCTGCAAATGTGATCGATGGCATTTTGCAAGTCAGGCCGCGTTGCACAACGCTGGCCGTTGATGTCAGTTCGGGCGTCGAGATTTCCAAAGGAATCAAAAGCGCCGACAAGATCAACCAGTTTGTAGCGGCCGTTCGCGCCGCCGACGAACTACTTGCAAAGAGTCCCAACCATGTACGAGTACCACCAGCCTGA